One region of Edaphobacter bradus genomic DNA includes:
- a CDS encoding ABC-F family ATP-binding cassette domain-containing protein has product MLQLISAGKRFGPKLLFEDANWLITPDERTGLVGGNGTGKSTLLKVLAGVESLDYGQLTRVRGMTLGYLPQDGLALRGRTVFEECLSVFDHLHALEAESIELTHTLSEADPKSKEYLAAAERYSDIADHLHVHDVYTLDAQVGAVLGGLGFSKEDWNRNTEEFSGGWQMRIALAKLLLQKPSLLLLDEPTNHLDLESRNWLETYLHDYPNAFILISHDRYFLDVTVNKTIEIWNKRMHTYHGNYEKYVTQKEERRTQLMAAYKNQRDRIDALEAFINRFRYQATKAKQVQSRIKELEKIERIEVPEEEATIHFTIPQPPASGRTVIEVQNLTKVYPTPNGGEKLILDNLNFTIERGDRIALVGANGAGKSTLIRLLSGQEDPTSGAVRLGHNALVDFFAQDQYKVLDPNAVMLDDIAAAAPKVPVVELRSLLGCFMFSGDDVFKKLGVLSGGERNRYAMAKMLVSPSNMLLLDEPTNHLDLRAKDVLLDAIKNFTGTVLFVSHDRYFIDGLATRVFEVEDRRVHIYPGNYEDYLWRKQGGPDQMTAKITEEITQSLSSVPVPAPVPAPAPAPEAAAASVKRLNPIKLKQLEDRLRFAEEEISRLESAITAVEERLGNFTSAEQSQRDAAELDHLRTQRTNLLAEWEELSLTLEEQQTA; this is encoded by the coding sequence ATGCTCCAGCTCATCTCGGCCGGCAAACGGTTCGGCCCCAAACTCCTCTTTGAAGACGCCAACTGGCTCATCACGCCCGATGAGCGCACCGGCCTTGTCGGCGGGAATGGCACCGGCAAGTCCACTCTGCTCAAGGTCCTCGCCGGCGTCGAGTCGCTCGACTACGGGCAGCTCACCCGCGTCAGGGGCATGACCCTCGGCTACCTCCCGCAGGACGGCCTCGCTCTGCGCGGCCGTACCGTCTTTGAGGAGTGCCTGTCGGTCTTCGACCATCTTCATGCGCTTGAGGCAGAGTCGATTGAGCTGACCCACACACTGTCGGAGGCCGACCCGAAGTCCAAGGAGTACCTCGCTGCCGCTGAGCGATACTCCGACATCGCCGATCATCTCCATGTCCACGACGTCTATACGCTCGATGCGCAGGTGGGCGCCGTGCTCGGCGGCCTCGGCTTCTCGAAGGAAGACTGGAACCGCAACACCGAAGAGTTCTCCGGCGGCTGGCAGATGCGTATCGCGCTTGCCAAGCTGCTGCTGCAGAAGCCCTCGTTGCTTCTGCTCGACGAGCCGACGAACCATCTCGATCTCGAATCACGCAACTGGCTCGAGACGTATCTGCACGACTATCCCAACGCCTTCATCCTGATCTCGCACGACCGCTACTTCCTCGATGTCACCGTCAACAAGACGATCGAGATCTGGAACAAGCGCATGCACACGTACCACGGCAACTACGAGAAGTACGTCACCCAGAAGGAAGAGCGCCGCACGCAGTTGATGGCCGCCTACAAGAACCAGCGCGACCGCATCGACGCGCTCGAGGCCTTCATCAACCGCTTCCGCTACCAGGCCACAAAGGCCAAGCAGGTGCAGTCGCGCATCAAGGAGCTGGAAAAGATCGAGCGCATCGAGGTCCCCGAGGAAGAGGCGACGATCCACTTCACGATTCCGCAGCCACCTGCCTCGGGCCGCACGGTCATCGAGGTGCAGAACCTGACGAAGGTTTATCCGACTCCCAACGGCGGCGAAAAACTTATCCTCGACAACCTCAACTTCACCATCGAGCGCGGCGACCGCATAGCGCTGGTCGGCGCGAACGGCGCAGGCAAATCGACGCTCATCCGTTTGCTCAGCGGCCAGGAGGATCCCACCAGCGGCGCTGTGCGGCTGGGCCACAACGCGCTGGTCGACTTCTTCGCGCAGGACCAGTACAAGGTCCTCGACCCTAACGCCGTCATGCTCGACGACATCGCTGCCGCCGCGCCGAAGGTGCCGGTGGTTGAGCTGCGCAGCCTGCTTGGCTGCTTTATGTTCTCCGGCGACGACGTCTTCAAGAAGCTCGGCGTGCTCTCGGGCGGCGAGCGCAACCGCTACGCGATGGCCAAGATGCTCGTCTCGCCGTCGAACATGCTGCTGCTCGACGAGCCGACGAACCACCTCGACCTCCGCGCCAAGGACGTGCTGCTCGACGCCATCAAGAACTTCACGGGCACGGTCCTCTTCGTCTCGCACGACCGCTACTTCATCGACGGCCTGGCGACGCGCGTCTTCGAGGTCGAAGACCGCCGCGTGCACATCTACCCCGGCAACTATGAGGACTACCTGTGGCGCAAGCAGGGCGGTCCGGATCAGATGACAGCCAAGATCACCGAGGAGATCACGCAATCGCTCTCGTCTGTGCCGGTTCCGGCGCCGGTTCCGGCTCCTGCGCCTGCGCCTGAAGCAGCTGCGGCTTCCGTCAAGCGGCTGAACCCGATCAAGCTCAAGCAGCTTGAAGACCGGCTCCGCTTCGCGGAGGAAGAGATTTCGCGCCTTGAGTCCGCCATTACCGCAGTGGAAGAGCGTCTGGGCAACTTCACCTCCGCCGAGCAATCCCAAAGGGACGCCGCTGAACTCGACCACCTACGGACCCAGCGCACCAATCTACTTGCGGAATGGGAAGAACTCTCCCTCACTCTCGAAGAGCAACAAACCGCATGA
- a CDS encoding LOG family protein: MAEQTPEHLEPLEPAPLAYENMDFINSADGRILRIMAEYQEPMTRFRRERIQDTVVFFGSARFRALDVARAEFELLENTGSTMPAPAAEQPPGLEELESGEVTGQRLLRAGAAIEMAAYYEDARKLAFLLATWAKKLPGPRQRFVVTSGGGPGIMEAANRGAHEAGAKTVGLNIKLPFEQQPNPYITPALNFDFHYFFMRKYWFAYLAKALIIFPGGFGTLDEMFEVLTLVQTRKLAKKITVVIYGSTYWKSVINLDILAEKGAIAVSDLDLFHFADTPEEAFEILKKGLTENHLESEFERRQQQARQKELDASQPAPNPEELLGPDIAKTR, translated from the coding sequence ATGGCCGAACAGACGCCCGAACACCTGGAACCCCTGGAGCCAGCCCCGCTCGCATACGAGAACATGGACTTCATCAATTCAGCCGATGGCCGCATACTGCGCATCATGGCCGAATACCAGGAGCCTATGACGCGCTTCCGCCGCGAGCGGATTCAGGACACCGTCGTCTTCTTCGGCTCGGCGCGTTTTCGCGCACTCGATGTCGCTCGCGCAGAGTTTGAGCTGCTGGAGAACACAGGCTCGACCATGCCTGCTCCAGCGGCAGAGCAACCGCCAGGACTCGAAGAGCTGGAGAGCGGCGAGGTGACCGGACAGAGGCTGCTGCGCGCCGGCGCCGCGATCGAGATGGCGGCCTACTACGAGGACGCCCGCAAGCTCGCTTTCCTGCTGGCCACGTGGGCCAAGAAGCTTCCCGGTCCTCGACAGCGCTTCGTCGTCACCTCGGGCGGTGGTCCGGGGATCATGGAAGCGGCCAACCGAGGCGCGCACGAGGCAGGAGCCAAGACGGTTGGGCTGAACATTAAATTGCCGTTTGAGCAGCAACCTAACCCGTACATCACTCCGGCGCTGAACTTCGACTTCCACTACTTCTTCATGCGCAAGTACTGGTTCGCCTACCTGGCGAAGGCGCTGATCATCTTCCCTGGTGGCTTCGGAACGCTGGACGAGATGTTCGAGGTGCTGACGCTCGTGCAGACGAGGAAGCTGGCGAAGAAGATCACAGTCGTCATCTATGGCTCGACGTACTGGAAGAGCGTGATCAACCTCGACATCCTGGCCGAGAAGGGCGCCATCGCGGTCTCGGACCTCGACCTGTTCCACTTCGCCGACACGCCAGAGGAGGCCTTCGAGATTCTGAAGAAGGGGCTGACGGAGAATCATCTTGAGTCTGAGTTTGAGCGGCGGCAGCAGCAGGCGCGGCAGAAGGAGCTCGACGCGTCACAGCCTGCGCCCAACCCCGAGGAGCTGCTGGGGCCAGACATCGCGAAGACGCGGTAG
- a CDS encoding glycosyltransferase — protein MRVPRVAYFPDSFHEINGVAHTSRNFVTYAQRHGLPFLCVRAGGRADAFEQSGELRTLELGRSRASVRMEKDLEFDALFWRHVGAIRRELKRFQPDILHITGPSELGIFGAYFAWEMNLPLAASWHTNVHEYAARRMAWLTDRLAKQSGDAIERNIEGGTLWATSRFYRLAKVLYAPNEELCAMLERETGRPCYLMQRGVETEQFSPSLRTRALTEQTVVLGYVGRLSVEKNVALLAKTEHELEAMGITNVRFLIVGHGSEEAAMRATLHKAEFAGVLRGADLARAYADMDILVFPSHTDTFGNVVLEALASGVPAIVTLDGGPKYIVRDGVTGFVRPDAGFAEAIASLVRDRARLDAMRAGAREYALGCSWDAVFGRVYDGYWTALPNAERTFAESKA, from the coding sequence ATGCGTGTGCCGCGTGTTGCCTACTTTCCGGACTCCTTCCACGAAATCAACGGCGTGGCCCACACCAGCCGCAACTTCGTCACCTATGCGCAGCGGCATGGTCTGCCGTTTCTGTGCGTGCGCGCAGGCGGGCGGGCCGATGCCTTCGAACAGTCCGGCGAACTGCGGACGCTCGAACTCGGACGCAGCCGCGCCTCCGTGCGGATGGAGAAGGACCTCGAGTTCGACGCGCTCTTCTGGCGGCACGTGGGCGCGATTCGCCGCGAGCTGAAGCGCTTTCAGCCGGACATCCTCCACATCACCGGCCCCAGCGAGCTGGGAATCTTCGGCGCATACTTCGCGTGGGAGATGAACCTTCCACTCGCCGCCTCGTGGCACACCAACGTGCACGAGTACGCTGCGCGACGGATGGCGTGGCTGACCGACCGGCTCGCAAAGCAGAGCGGCGACGCCATCGAGCGCAACATCGAGGGCGGTACCCTCTGGGCGACCTCGCGGTTCTACCGGTTGGCGAAGGTGCTCTACGCGCCGAACGAAGAGCTGTGCGCGATGCTGGAGCGCGAGACGGGAAGGCCGTGCTACCTGATGCAGCGCGGCGTCGAGACGGAGCAGTTCTCGCCTTCGCTGCGGACGCGCGCACTGACCGAGCAGACGGTTGTGCTGGGGTACGTCGGCCGGCTCTCGGTTGAGAAGAACGTCGCACTCCTGGCGAAGACAGAGCACGAGCTTGAAGCGATGGGGATCACAAACGTGCGGTTCCTGATCGTCGGACATGGCAGCGAAGAAGCCGCGATGCGCGCAACGCTGCATAAGGCTGAGTTCGCGGGAGTGCTGCGCGGCGCGGACCTCGCGCGCGCCTATGCCGATATGGACATCCTCGTCTTCCCATCGCACACCGACACCTTCGGCAACGTCGTGTTGGAGGCGCTGGCGAGCGGCGTTCCGGCGATCGTGACTCTCGACGGCGGGCCAAAGTACATCGTACGCGACGGCGTGACCGGATTCGTGAGGCCGGATGCAGGGTTCGCGGAGGCGATCGCCAGCCTGGTGCGTGACCGCGCAAGGCTGGATGCGATGCGAGCAGGCGCAAGAGAGTATGCCCTGGGCTGCAGTTGGGATGCGGTCTTCGGCCGCGTGTATGACGGCTATTGGACGGCGTTGCCCAACGCCGAGCGAACCTTCGCCGAGTCGAAGGCCTAG
- a CDS encoding alpha-amylase family protein translates to MSKLRRFALLAIAALATAASAQTLARPGWAGSGLNAEPWWKRAVVYQLDPRSFSAEGLRGIPPRLNYLHALGVDAILLTNTSGAIDPALGTMDDLDDLIHQASSRDIRVLLELDPHAPDLPAVARLWLNHGVAGFHLPGGTPDQVADLKKLIHSVVGQRILLGDVGPDDSQKGRDPGSPELLTDPRAATVPQFTAAAVRPGVEAAQALLQAGRAIPLVLSDGPGYTRSFSRYGDGTHDIDIAKTLAAILFATDAAPLVYYGQELGLASAPSQGDAPEIHWDAPPKVKPAPGQPPPPPPPSISPNGPNAALEDADPASLLNWYRQLSALRHTNRAISSGAQIVLNHDDQDVLVWVRKPQTVSSLTPPVVVIFNLSAQPVTLSLKADMQRLHLRGSFLRSLLRSDNGMGAMHLDGMTLAPFTVYLGELRF, encoded by the coding sequence ATGTCGAAACTTCGGCGCTTTGCCCTGCTCGCCATCGCTGCCCTCGCTACCGCCGCCTCGGCCCAGACGCTCGCTCGCCCCGGCTGGGCGGGCTCCGGCTTGAACGCCGAGCCGTGGTGGAAGCGCGCTGTCGTCTATCAGCTCGACCCGCGCAGCTTTTCGGCCGAAGGCCTGCGCGGCATCCCTCCGCGGCTCAACTACCTGCACGCGCTGGGCGTCGATGCGATCCTGTTGACGAACACCTCCGGCGCCATTGACCCGGCGCTGGGCACGATGGACGATCTGGACGATCTCATCCACCAGGCCAGCAGCCGCGACATCCGCGTGCTGCTCGAGCTCGACCCGCACGCGCCCGATCTGCCTGCCGTCGCGCGCCTCTGGCTCAACCACGGCGTTGCCGGCTTTCATCTGCCTGGAGGCACGCCGGACCAGGTCGCCGATCTGAAGAAGCTCATCCACTCCGTCGTCGGGCAGCGCATTCTGCTGGGAGATGTGGGCCCTGACGACTCCCAGAAGGGCCGTGACCCCGGATCGCCGGAGCTGCTCACGGACCCGCGCGCCGCAACGGTGCCGCAGTTCACCGCGGCCGCCGTTCGTCCAGGGGTTGAAGCAGCGCAGGCCCTGCTGCAAGCAGGCCGCGCCATTCCGCTCGTGCTCAGCGACGGCCCCGGCTACACGCGCAGCTTCAGCCGTTACGGCGACGGCACGCACGATATCGATATCGCGAAGACGCTGGCCGCGATTCTGTTTGCGACCGATGCAGCGCCGCTGGTCTACTACGGGCAGGAGCTGGGTCTCGCGTCCGCGCCTTCGCAAGGCGATGCTCCGGAGATCCACTGGGACGCGCCGCCGAAGGTCAAGCCTGCGCCTGGGCAGCCGCCACCGCCGCCACCACCTTCGATCTCGCCCAACGGACCGAATGCTGCTCTCGAAGACGCCGATCCGGCGTCACTGCTGAATTGGTATCGCCAGTTGAGTGCGCTGCGCCACACCAACCGCGCCATCAGTTCCGGCGCGCAGATTGTTCTCAATCACGACGACCAGGACGTCCTCGTGTGGGTACGCAAGCCGCAGACGGTGTCTTCGCTCACGCCGCCTGTCGTTGTGATCTTCAATCTCTCCGCGCAGCCGGTGACGCTGTCGCTGAAGGCGGACATGCAGAGGCTGCATCTGCGCGGCAGCTTTCTGCGCAGCCTTCTGCGCTCGGACAACGGCATGGGAGCGATGCATCTCGACGGCATGACGCTTGCGCCCTTCACGGTCTATCTCGGAGAGCTTCGCTTCTAG